One genomic segment of Amycolatopsis granulosa includes these proteins:
- a CDS encoding ferredoxin, giving the protein MQVAVDRTLCEANEVCIGFAPAVFELDEGEELRIITPSVPESEVERVTRAVAACPKNALFIPE; this is encoded by the coding sequence ATGCAGGTCGCGGTCGACCGGACGCTGTGCGAGGCGAACGAGGTGTGCATCGGGTTCGCGCCCGCTGTGTTCGAGCTGGACGAGGGCGAGGAGTTGCGGATCATCACCCCGTCGGTGCCCGAATCGGAAGTAGAACGTGTTACGCGTGCTGTGGCCGCGTGTCCGAAGAATGCGCTGTTCATCCCGGAGTAA
- a CDS encoding 3-oxoacyl-ACP reductase, with product MEGAVEPRVAVVTGAGAGLGRAEALALARTGASVVVNDVSDTARGVVDEIESAGGKALLVTGDVGERATADALVEAAVEHFGGLHVVVNNAGVLRDRMIFSMSDEEWDTVIRVHLRGHFLLSRNATAYWRTWSKATGRPVPARLISTASEAFLVGSAGQPNYAAAKAGIVGLTVAIARGAARYGVRANAICPRARTAMTAEVFGDAPDQGVDPLSVEHVAPLVAYLAAERADRINGQVFVVHGGMVALLRPPAVERRFDTAGPLWTDKELDSTVGAYFDERDPEAMFAATEILELP from the coding sequence GTGGAAGGTGCTGTGGAACCGCGGGTGGCCGTCGTGACGGGCGCCGGGGCGGGACTGGGCCGGGCGGAGGCGCTCGCCCTGGCCCGCACGGGCGCGTCGGTGGTGGTGAACGACGTCTCCGACACCGCACGGGGCGTCGTGGACGAGATCGAGTCCGCGGGGGGCAAGGCGCTCCTCGTCACCGGCGACGTGGGCGAGCGCGCCACCGCCGATGCCCTGGTCGAGGCCGCCGTGGAGCACTTCGGCGGGCTGCACGTCGTCGTCAACAACGCCGGCGTGCTGCGCGACCGGATGATCTTCTCCATGTCCGACGAGGAGTGGGACACCGTGATCCGCGTGCACCTGCGCGGGCACTTCCTGTTGTCCCGCAACGCCACCGCATACTGGCGCACCTGGTCGAAGGCGACGGGCCGGCCGGTGCCCGCGCGCCTGATCAGCACCGCGTCCGAGGCGTTCCTGGTGGGTTCCGCCGGCCAGCCGAACTACGCGGCGGCCAAGGCGGGCATCGTCGGCCTCACCGTCGCCATCGCCCGCGGAGCCGCCCGCTACGGCGTGCGTGCCAACGCCATCTGCCCCCGCGCCCGCACCGCGATGACCGCCGAGGTCTTCGGCGACGCCCCGGACCAGGGGGTGGACCCGCTCTCGGTCGAGCACGTCGCACCGCTCGTCGCCTACCTGGCCGCGGAGCGGGCGGACCGGATCAACGGTCAGGTGTTCGTGGTGCACGGCGGGATGGTGGCGCTGCTGCGGCCGCCCGCCGTCGAGCGGCGCTTCGACACCGCTGGTCCACTGTGGACGGATAAGGAACTGGACTCCACGGTGGGCGCCTACTTCGACGAGCGAGACCCCGAGGCGATGTTCGCCGCCACCGAGATCCTGGAGCTCCCATGA
- a CDS encoding aldehyde dehydrogenase family protein, whose translation MTLTVLPHRDAAGLGPGRLYLDGQWGPGTGGGSWVHRHPATGEEIGEFAVATEADVDAAVAAARAAFESGAWSHSRAGTRIAVLHRYAGLLREHAAELRALQALDNSVPLSFSSTIYATSVGAAADVFDHHAGWVDKLGGETLTPYQGGDHLAMTFREPIGVVAAILPWNAPFLLFAQKVAPALAAGCTLVLKPSEYCTFTVLRMVELLAEAGLPAGTLNVVTGPGDPVGEALINHPGVDKVSFTGSRAVGKRIVAASAGTLKRVSLELGGKSPALVFADAPDVALAAATVVGAVTMGLSGQACVANTRALVHRDVYDEFLGAAAGMARAMTYGDPFDPAVLASPLINDKQLDRVLGYIEKGRSEGARLVTGGERLGGDLACGNFVAPTIFADVDNHATIAQEEIFGPVLAVVPFTGEEEAVQLAGDTEYGLGAGVFTADVQRAFRVARTLRAGTIGINGFQIEPHLPFGGFKQSGLGREGGKSSIEAYTELKSVYLPLTGEMM comes from the coding sequence ATGACGCTCACCGTGCTGCCGCACCGCGACGCCGCCGGCCTCGGGCCCGGCCGGCTCTACCTCGACGGCCAGTGGGGACCGGGCACCGGCGGTGGCTCCTGGGTCCACCGGCACCCGGCCACCGGTGAGGAGATCGGCGAGTTCGCCGTCGCCACCGAGGCCGACGTCGACGCCGCCGTGGCCGCGGCCCGGGCGGCCTTCGAGTCCGGAGCCTGGTCGCACTCCCGGGCCGGAACCCGGATCGCGGTGCTGCACCGGTACGCCGGCCTGCTGCGGGAGCACGCCGCGGAGCTGCGGGCGTTGCAGGCGCTGGACAACTCGGTGCCGCTGTCGTTCAGCAGCACGATCTACGCGACTTCCGTCGGCGCCGCGGCGGACGTGTTCGACCACCACGCCGGCTGGGTCGACAAGCTCGGCGGCGAGACCCTGACCCCGTACCAGGGCGGCGACCACCTGGCGATGACCTTCCGCGAACCGATCGGCGTGGTCGCGGCGATCCTGCCGTGGAACGCGCCGTTCCTGCTCTTCGCGCAGAAGGTCGCCCCGGCGCTCGCCGCCGGGTGCACCCTCGTGCTCAAACCTTCGGAGTACTGCACGTTCACCGTGCTGCGCATGGTGGAGCTGCTCGCCGAAGCGGGACTGCCGGCCGGGACGCTCAACGTCGTCACCGGCCCGGGTGACCCGGTCGGCGAAGCGCTGATCAACCACCCCGGGGTGGACAAGGTCAGCTTCACCGGCAGCCGCGCGGTGGGCAAGCGCATCGTGGCGGCCTCCGCCGGCACCCTCAAGCGGGTCTCGCTCGAGCTCGGCGGCAAGAGCCCCGCGCTGGTGTTCGCCGACGCACCCGACGTCGCCCTGGCCGCGGCCACCGTCGTCGGCGCGGTCACGATGGGCCTGTCCGGTCAGGCGTGCGTGGCGAACACGCGGGCGCTGGTGCACCGGGACGTCTACGACGAGTTCCTCGGTGCCGCCGCGGGCATGGCCCGGGCGATGACCTACGGCGACCCGTTCGACCCGGCCGTGCTGGCCAGCCCGCTGATCAACGACAAGCAGCTGGACCGGGTGCTCGGCTACATCGAGAAGGGCAGGTCCGAGGGTGCCCGGCTGGTGACCGGCGGCGAGCGGCTCGGCGGTGACCTGGCGTGCGGCAACTTCGTCGCCCCGACCATCTTCGCCGACGTGGACAACCACGCCACCATCGCGCAGGAGGAGATCTTCGGCCCGGTCCTCGCGGTGGTCCCGTTCACCGGCGAGGAGGAGGCGGTGCAGCTGGCCGGCGACACCGAATACGGCCTGGGCGCGGGCGTGTTCACCGCCGACGTCCAGCGCGCGTTCCGGGTGGCGCGGACGCTGCGGGCCGGCACGATCGGCATCAACGGCTTCCAGATCGAGCCGCACCTGCCCTTCGGCGGGTTCAAGCAGTCCGGGCTCGGCCGTGAGGGCGGGAAGTCCTCCATCGAGGCCTACACCGAGCTCAAGTCCGTGTACCTGCCGCTGACCGGCGAGATGATGTGA
- a CDS encoding glucose 1-dehydrogenase, with translation MGRLDGKVALITGAARGQGAAAARRFAEEGARVLVADVADDDGAALAAEIGAVYQHLDVSREDDWDVAVRRAEDEFGGLTVLMNNAGILHFSELAETSLADYQRVVGVNQVGAFLGMRSVVEPMTRAGGGSVINVSSVEGLAGMPFLIAYTASKFAIRGMTKVAALELGGRGIRVNSLHPGMIDTKMVSDAAGGADVDTSWVGRKVALGRVGQPAEIAQLAVFLASDESSYCTGAEFVADGGATATHALNLQG, from the coding sequence ATGGGACGCCTCGACGGCAAAGTCGCGCTGATCACCGGCGCGGCCCGCGGACAGGGCGCGGCCGCGGCCCGGCGGTTCGCGGAGGAGGGCGCCCGCGTCCTGGTCGCCGACGTCGCCGACGACGACGGCGCGGCGCTCGCCGCGGAGATCGGCGCGGTCTACCAGCACCTCGACGTCTCCCGCGAGGACGACTGGGATGTCGCGGTGCGGCGCGCCGAGGACGAGTTCGGCGGGCTGACCGTGCTGATGAACAACGCCGGGATCCTGCACTTCTCCGAGCTGGCGGAGACGTCACTGGCCGATTACCAGCGGGTCGTCGGGGTCAACCAGGTCGGCGCGTTTCTCGGGATGCGCTCGGTCGTTGAACCGATGACACGGGCCGGTGGCGGCTCCGTCATCAACGTGTCCTCTGTGGAGGGTCTGGCCGGCATGCCGTTCCTGATCGCCTACACCGCCAGCAAGTTCGCGATCCGCGGCATGACCAAGGTGGCCGCGCTCGAACTGGGTGGCCGGGGGATCCGGGTCAATTCGCTCCATCCCGGCATGATCGACACCAAGATGGTGTCCGACGCCGCGGGCGGCGCCGACGTCGACACGTCCTGGGTGGGCCGGAAGGTCGCGCTGGGACGCGTCGGGCAGCCGGCGGAAATCGCGCAGCTCGCGGTGTTCCTGGCCAGCGACGAGAGTTCCTACTGCACCGGCGCGGAGTTCGTGGCCGACGGCGGTGCGACGGCCACCCATGCGCTCAACCTTCAGGGGTGA
- a CDS encoding MlaE family ABC transporter permease → MGSRTGTPTVPGTAALSQVGRLSTLAWEVLRAIPRRPFQFREWILQCWFFASVTILPTALVAIPFGAVIALQLGSLTQQIGAQSFTGAASALAIVQQAAPLITALLVAGAGGSAVCADIGARKIREEIDAMEVLGVNPVQRLIVPRVLAAIVVSVLLNGLVSVVGVLGGYFFNVVLQGGTPGAYLASFNALAQLPDLYVSEIKAVLYGFVAGVVAAYRGLNPAGGPKGVGDAVNQAVVITFLLLFLINVVLTAIYLRIVPPKAL, encoded by the coding sequence ATGGGGTCACGCACGGGAACGCCGACGGTACCGGGCACCGCCGCGCTCAGTCAGGTCGGCCGCCTGTCCACACTGGCCTGGGAGGTGCTGCGCGCCATCCCGCGCCGGCCGTTCCAGTTCCGCGAGTGGATCCTGCAGTGCTGGTTCTTCGCCAGCGTCACCATCCTGCCGACCGCGCTCGTCGCGATCCCGTTCGGCGCGGTGATCGCGCTGCAGCTCGGATCGCTGACCCAGCAGATCGGCGCCCAGTCGTTCACCGGCGCGGCCAGCGCACTCGCCATCGTGCAGCAGGCCGCGCCGCTGATCACCGCCCTGCTCGTCGCCGGCGCCGGCGGAAGCGCCGTCTGCGCGGATATCGGGGCGCGCAAGATCCGCGAGGAGATCGACGCGATGGAGGTGCTCGGGGTCAACCCGGTCCAGCGCCTGATCGTGCCGCGCGTGCTCGCCGCGATCGTCGTGTCGGTGCTGCTCAACGGCCTGGTCAGCGTGGTGGGCGTGCTCGGCGGCTACTTCTTCAACGTCGTCCTGCAGGGCGGCACCCCGGGTGCGTACCTGGCGAGCTTCAACGCGCTGGCGCAGCTGCCCGACCTCTACGTCAGCGAGATCAAGGCCGTGCTGTACGGGTTCGTCGCCGGGGTCGTGGCCGCTTACCGGGGGCTCAACCCGGCCGGCGGGCCGAAGGGTGTCGGCGACGCGGTGAACCAGGCCGTGGTCATCACGTTCCTGCTGCTGTTCCTCATCAACGTCGTGCTGACCGCCATCTACCTGCGGATCGTTCCGCCGAAGGCGCTGTGA
- a CDS encoding MlaE family ABC transporter permease — protein MTAETLEPRPGVPDRTLEMIARPGAILEGLGSQLSFYVRALAWAPRTLRRYRRETLRLLTEVCFGTGGLAVIGGTLGVMIGMTLFTGLIVGLQGYAALNQLGTAALTGFISAYFNTREVAPLAAGLALSATVGCGFTAQLGAMRISEEIDALEVMAVPSLPYLVTTRVLAGLGAVIPLYAVGLLSSYLASRQVTVWLYGQSAGTYDHYFGLFLPPEDVLWSFGKVIVFSVLVILSHCYYGFTASGGPAGVGVAVGRAVRTSIVLISVLDFFLSLAVWGATTTVRIAG, from the coding sequence ATGACCGCGGAGACACTGGAACCCCGGCCGGGGGTGCCCGACCGGACGCTCGAGATGATCGCGCGGCCCGGCGCGATCCTGGAGGGACTGGGCAGCCAGCTCTCCTTCTACGTCCGCGCGCTGGCATGGGCGCCGCGCACGCTTCGCCGCTACCGCAGGGAAACGCTGCGCCTGCTGACCGAGGTCTGCTTCGGCACCGGCGGCCTCGCGGTGATCGGCGGGACACTCGGCGTGATGATCGGCATGACGCTGTTCACCGGTCTCATCGTCGGCCTGCAGGGGTACGCGGCGCTCAACCAGCTCGGCACGGCCGCGCTCACCGGGTTCATCTCGGCCTACTTCAACACGCGGGAGGTGGCGCCGCTGGCCGCCGGGCTCGCGCTGTCGGCGACCGTGGGCTGCGGCTTCACCGCGCAGCTCGGCGCGATGCGGATCTCCGAGGAGATCGACGCGCTCGAGGTGATGGCGGTGCCCAGCCTGCCCTACCTGGTCACCACCCGGGTGCTGGCCGGGCTGGGCGCGGTGATCCCGCTGTACGCGGTCGGCCTGCTCTCGTCCTACCTCGCCTCCCGGCAGGTCACGGTGTGGCTCTACGGCCAGTCCGCGGGCACCTACGACCACTACTTCGGGCTGTTCCTGCCGCCCGAGGACGTGCTGTGGTCGTTCGGCAAGGTGATCGTGTTCAGCGTGCTGGTGATCCTGTCGCACTGCTACTACGGCTTCACCGCGAGCGGCGGCCCGGCCGGTGTCGGCGTGGCCGTGGGCCGCGCGGTGCGGACGTCGATCGTGCTGATCTCGGTGCTCGACTTCTTCCTCAGCCTGGCCGTGTGGGGCGCGACCACGACGGTGAGGATCGCCGGATGA
- a CDS encoding MCE family protein produces MRRAVLLRRLGYQVLGLVFLVVCGLFFATTIAAYHQEFTPVALVRLETDHIGNQLRKGSDVKIRGVVVGEVRAVEAFGDHAALQLALDPAQLDVIPANVSARLLPKTLFGERYVALQIPPGPVPRHLAAGDVIPQDRSSSAIELEQVLDNVMPLLQAVQPQKLASTLGAVSTALDGRGGQLGATLVHLSEYLGGLNPSLPDIKADITGLANVADTYNRAAPDLLQALADLTTTTKTLVDEQQTLAQVWATVTTASDDLDGFLRVNQANLIRLTVTSQSTLDVLAKYAPEYPCLLQQLADAVPRAYQAFGYGTDRMNHVTIRFVADRTKYEPGRDEPAYLDKRGPRCYPMVLPPGRWPQYPPGGPVQDGSTHPPAGPGASVPLPSNGIIASGSSTTSSIANSAAEQDLIAALVSPAAPQDVPGWASLLAGPLYRGAEVEVR; encoded by the coding sequence ATGAGACGGGCGGTGCTGCTACGGCGGCTGGGGTACCAGGTGCTCGGCCTGGTGTTCCTCGTCGTGTGCGGGCTGTTCTTCGCCACCACCATCGCCGCCTACCACCAGGAGTTCACGCCGGTCGCCCTGGTGCGGCTGGAGACCGACCACATCGGCAACCAGCTGCGGAAGGGTTCCGACGTCAAGATCCGCGGCGTCGTGGTGGGCGAGGTGCGCGCCGTCGAGGCGTTCGGCGACCACGCGGCGCTCCAGCTCGCGCTCGACCCGGCCCAGCTGGACGTGATCCCGGCCAACGTGTCGGCGCGGCTGCTGCCCAAGACCCTGTTCGGTGAGCGTTACGTGGCCCTGCAGATCCCGCCCGGCCCGGTGCCGCGGCACCTCGCGGCCGGTGACGTCATCCCGCAGGACCGCAGCAGCTCCGCCATCGAGCTGGAACAGGTGCTGGACAACGTCATGCCGCTGCTGCAGGCCGTCCAGCCGCAGAAGCTGGCGAGCACCCTCGGCGCGGTCTCCACCGCGCTCGACGGCCGGGGCGGGCAGCTCGGCGCCACGCTGGTGCACCTGTCCGAGTACCTGGGCGGGCTGAACCCGTCGCTGCCGGACATCAAGGCCGACATCACCGGGCTGGCCAACGTGGCCGACACCTACAACCGGGCCGCGCCGGACCTCCTGCAGGCGCTGGCCGACCTGACCACGACCACGAAGACCCTGGTGGACGAACAGCAGACGCTGGCCCAGGTGTGGGCGACGGTGACCACCGCGAGCGACGACCTGGACGGCTTCCTGCGCGTCAACCAGGCAAACCTGATCCGTCTCACCGTCACCTCACAGTCCACTCTGGACGTTCTGGCCAAGTACGCGCCGGAGTACCCGTGCCTGCTCCAGCAGCTCGCCGACGCGGTGCCGCGCGCGTACCAGGCGTTCGGGTACGGCACCGACCGGATGAACCACGTGACCATCCGGTTCGTCGCCGACCGCACCAAGTACGAGCCGGGCCGGGACGAGCCGGCCTACCTCGACAAGCGCGGCCCGCGCTGTTACCCGATGGTGCTGCCGCCCGGCCGGTGGCCGCAGTACCCGCCCGGCGGCCCGGTCCAGGACGGGTCCACCCACCCGCCGGCCGGTCCCGGCGCGAGCGTGCCCTTGCCCAGCAACGGGATCATCGCGAGCGGCTCGTCCACCACCTCCTCGATCGCCAACTCGGCGGCCGAGCAGGACCTGATCGCGGCGCTCGTGTCCCCGGCCGCGCCGCAGGACGTGCCGGGCTGGGCGAGCCTGCTCGCCGGACCGCTCTACCGCGGGGCGGAGGTGGAGGTCCGGTGA